GATGTAGAGAGTGCCCTATGGTGTCAAGTCCGCCATTTTTGCATTAAGTTTTTTTAGCAATAAAGATTTCTTATATCTTTTTAAAAACCTATCTGGTCTAGTGGAtattagtgaccctgccaatgaagccgatggccccgggttaaaaatcctggtaaggacatttatttgtgtgatgagtacggatatttgttccttaatcatgggtgttttgtatgtatttaagaatataTTCTTAGCATCttcgtctaagtacccacaacataagccttattgagcttactgtgggacttagtcaatttgtgtaataatgtctaatgtttatttatatgaatatattcttagcatctttgtctaagtacccacaacataagccttattgagcttactgtgggacttagtcaatttgtgtaataatgtctaatatttatttatatgaataaataaacacataaaAACATCAGACAATGAAAAAAGGCTCTAAGAGGAGTCCCAGTGCTCATCGATCACTCAAACGTAAAACTTTGACTTTTTCCAGTCGCAGCGTTCAATTTGCAAAACATAGCTAACTCGGGAAACCCCGGTGCATCATCGTTTTTCTTCAACATAGTGTTCAACTTTCACAAACTATTTTTTGAAGAACCAAATATTGTGGAGTTTCTCAGTGATCCGCAAGAGAAGTTCGATGCAGTTATTATCGAGTGGTTCTTTTCTGATGTAATTGCCGGGTGAGTTCAACTTCTTTTTAGTAAGCAAAATTAGAAgacttatttttagggttccgttccgtACCAAGAAGgtaaaaaggaacccttatttcTGACCTAAAACCTGAACTGAAAAACCCACACATTACACACATAAGGTCGTAAAAATTAGTTAGTCAATTTGCCAATAGATGACGCTGTATACACCTTATATACTTATAAGTACTTTATATACTTCAGGTCAAAACTCGATCATGTTTATAGTTGCAAGAGATAAtcgaaagtttgtacggaacctgGGGGAGTTAAACAAATACGTACTCGACCTGATTTTTTTCTTGCATTTCAGTATTGCACCTCTATTCCAATGCCCGTTGATATGGGTGGGTTCCACGGAAGCCCACTGGCAGGTGTTGAAGCTAGTGGATGGTGTCACCAATCCGTCGTACAACGCTGACGTATTCTCGGCGAACACACCGCCTCTAACCTTCTGGCAGCGAGTAGAAGAACTTTGGACCATGGTCAAAAGAATTTTTATAACCAGGTATGGCATTATTGTACACATCGGCGGCCAATCGAAAAATtaggcagatcatgaaattcggcatatcgtgaaacgtgaaaatcattgTCTCGGTTCTGAGTCGACGGCGCCCCTTATAGCAGGGGTCCTATTTCTGGATGGTTTGCCCTttgggcatctgaagcaacttaacgaacctatcctacctattgGTTTAATATGACAATCGTCAAAACATTTTATGGGAACTTTATAATCTGCCTAATTTTAcaatcggccgccgacatacataacataaatatgaGGGAAATTAAATCTATTTTACTGAAGCGTAAGATTCCGGATTCCCGTACATTCTATTCTACATCATAGCTATGAGCTACATATGAGCTATGAactatgatatatattttcctGTTGTTTAgaataggtataatatatataattatacgcACCTACATTTACCGTTTTTATGTTAATCTTAGACAATTTTTCCTTGTTTTCAGCTTCATTATTACTCCCaaagaaaaaacattatatGATTCCTTCTATTCAAAAATAGCTGCTTTACGAGGAGTAAATATGCCTTCATACGACGAAGCTGTATACAATGGATCATTCCTCCTACTGAATTCACATCCGTCAATTGGGACTCCGTTTAATTTGCCGGAAAGCGCAAAATATGTGGGAGGATACCACATAGATAGCAAAGTGCCACCTTTACCAGAAGTAAGAACTTTATTAAGAAAAAtcttatgtaattatttaaattattttggctTTTCGAATTGATGCAAAGAGCGGAATTTAAAAGCACGATGTGTGTAACTAACACAATAATCGGTGAAATTAATCAAACAAGATATGAGTTTATAAAGCACAGATCCTAGAAGTTCCCAATCAGTTTAcatcaattttaatttaatccgAAATATCTGAAACTTGTAATCAATGTGAGAGTAAAATCTGATTTAATAACGTGAAATATATCTCTGCAGAATTCCGTGCGACGAATCATCATATTTCTGAAAGAAATTGCATTACCCCCGAATGCTTCCTGGAAAACATTGCATTTGGAATTCGGATACGTAGTCTGTTAACGAACACTAGTAAGTATCGCTTGGCTGAATTGAAATACTAAGATTTTTCGTTCAGTATAAGATGaacatttgatttgatttaaaaGAAGATGTACATTTGTGATTAAACTTGAAATTGGCGTGTCTCTAAAAGCataatatatgataattatgCTTTTTAAACGCTTGTGCGTGCGTCTTCTTCGATACTACTGTAGTGAAATGATTCTTTTTCGGTGGACAATGCTCGAAAGATAGTAGTAAATAATTTGTCTACAGGTCCATCATACCTATAAGTGTTTAGTAAAATGTACCCTGTAGGGCcctacaaattatataaaaaagccAACAATTGACAGACTCTAAAGGATGTTATAATTTAGATGTATCCTGCACTGCAGAACCATTTTCTTTAAAAGTTTGCTGACCTTTTGAGAAGGttaattagtattattactcATTGCAAGGGTACTTGCAAAATTATGTGCTacataaagtaagtaaataaacatagtaaataaatacctactaattacaatcgttaaataatatttatcatattaTCCTAAATTGTATTCTAGACTTGGTAATGTGCATGCGATTGATATGTAagggaaatattattttaggtaaatattattcAGCCCAAAATTAAACTCttctactaaaaaataattgcaCAATAAAATCAATTACTTGGTACTAAATATGTCGATATAAGGAATCACTGAAGCCtaacttaattaattactaaaataaatattttacctacTTTAAATTACCTTTGTAGGGCTCactatatatacaaaaaaacatcATTAGATAATTCCAATAATTAAATGCTAGTAATGATACCCAGTATCAAACATTTTGTCTTGCCATAACGTTAGAAGGTTGCGATATATATGCGATCGCATTCAGGTATTTCCTGTATGTTCTCAGTACAGTTCCCAGAGGAGTCGTGCAGATCATCGCACTTAAGctatttaatttagcaaagatAAGAGCCCGCTGTTCCCAGAGGTGTCTATTGATCGTTACTCAAGGGAAAGGAAAATTTTGTATGCCAGTAAACATTAATTTGTCCCTGCAATCCCCCAAGGTTCGAACAAAGAGATAGAAGTACGGAATGCggcaaattatttttaaaattcagCTCGGCATGGGGAGCTGACACAGTAAAGTTAGTGAGATGTTGCTCCTGCAATCCTGTGGGACCACGTATAGCACTTCTTTTACCTATTGCAATTTGAGGAGGAGCTGTGCCAAATTTAGATTTACACGTGCTTTTGCACTATTTATGAAACAACGCACATCTCAGGATTGTTACACCATGAAGGATTTCTATAGACGTTTTcagtaatacaataaataaaatagcaccTCACCAACAAAGCAAAAATATCACAACGAACGTGGTGATCATTTCAGGGCTTATGAAGTCCATCTATTCGTCAAGATTTTGTACCCAATAGGCACATACAAATATCTTGattcaaacacaatgtaatttgtttgaaatgagatattaacattttatgagCAAAATCGAGgttaattattgaattactaatattgtaatataatgATATACTGATAAATAGCTGGATTAGCCTTGAAATACAATGAAGCTCTGAAGATCATTGCATAAATGCTATActatttataaatgaatataataatagctATTTTTGGCATCCGAACTTATTAGATCTATAACAGACCTTGAACATGACATtgaagaaataaatttattaaatgagaaatttataataacttaTTCCTCGAAaacaatttacctacttacaacATTACGAAAATGTAAAGTGGATCCAGGTATTTTTTCCGAGTTTTATCACTCACCCAGGTGTTGTGGATTTGAAGAACAATAATATAACTGGCAGTTAACAATTTCAATACAACGAAATATGCAGCAGGTCGTGCAAAAACGAATATAAAGCGTAAACGAATATTAATGGACGACACAAATGGtacatttcacgaataaaacatatttttcaggATCTCCAAAAGTTGATGGACAATGTCAAACACGGGGTCATATACTTCAGCATGGGCTCAAATTTGAAGAGCGTCGACATGTCAACAGCGATGAGGGAGTCCCTATTACAAATGTTTGCCAAGCTCAAACAAACAGTCATATGGAAATTCGAGGGCGAACTCGATAATGTTCCGTCAAATATTCATCTCGTCAAGTGGGCACCGCAACAGAGcattttttgtaagtaaatgGACCTTGTGTTTTTAAGGTAAAGGTCGTTTGTTATTATCTGGTTCAGTCTTATGCACGAACACCTTGTTTAGTGTCATTTTGTacatttaggtttttttttttacagaaagtaataaaacattttttgtaggTGTTATCTAGGTATTCTTTTGGTTTGATAATTCACTAAAGTCTAATAACGTGGAAATACTCCCATGGCCCACCTGGGTGCACCCAGTTATTTGTGTTACAGTAGTTGCTCTATATAAGCACTACCAAAATATACTTTGCAATTTACGACAATATTCAACGCAACTTCGTATTGAAGACTACCAATTTTGTTCAAGTAAATACTTGTCTT
The nucleotide sequence above comes from Cydia pomonella isolate Wapato2018A chromosome 2, ilCydPomo1, whole genome shotgun sequence. Encoded proteins:
- the LOC133532644 gene encoding UDP-glucosyltransferase 2-like, which translates into the protein MLQRIIALAVLLLASSEALRILVVFPMASKSHSILGHGVVNHLLQAGHEVVHVTGFPRDKPELKLKEIIVPNIFMAIAKEDPAGFAAFNLQNIANSGNPGASSFFFNIVFNFHKLFFEEPNIVEFLSDPQEKFDAVIIEWFFSDVIAGIAPLFQCPLIWVGSTEAHWQVLKLVDGVTNPSYNADVFSANTPPLTFWQRVEELWTMVKRIFITSFIITPKEKTLYDSFYSKIAALRGVNMPSYDEAVYNGSFLLLNSHPSIGTPFNLPESAKYVGGYHIDSKVPPLPEDLQKLMDNVKHGVIYFSMGSNLKSVDMSTAMRESLLQMFAKLKQTVIWKFEGELDNVPSNIHLVKWAPQQSIFSHPNLKFFITHGGQLSTTEAIHYGVPVIGIPVLGDQYVNMEAVVRKGFGIKIRLAENMAEDIYVAIQEMLSNSSYKQKAKEISQIYHDRLVPPGAELVHWVEHVVRTCGAPHLRSPALLLPWYQKMYLDLGVLILFAVLILISCIPKKTKQTTLKMKEKKK